Below is a window of Lytechinus variegatus isolate NC3 chromosome 4, Lvar_3.0, whole genome shotgun sequence DNA.
ACTAAGTCGGTTTGAGAGAGATAGCATTGGCAACATAATGCAAGCTACCTATAAGATGCTGTGTGAATGGCTGAAGACAGTCCCACAAGCTGAAGCGAGGGAGATCCTGTCCAACAAGTTAAAAAACATCAATCTTGTACAGTTGGCCGACAGTGTACAGAAAGGTTAATACAACCACCTTCAATACTGCTATGCAAAGAACGGATAGTGACgtcaattttgattaaaaagattATGATTGCTAAGCTGACAATTACAATAACGATAGGCAATTATGAAAACGATGTAAGTAATGTTAGTATAagtttaatataaaaataataatagctggatttatatagcgcgtTTTGCCTGCGGATGATCACTTGCTATTATTACCTCGGCATTAGCTGGAGCTACTAGTGGaccgttgtggcccagtggattagtctccggactctgaaacagagggtcgtgggttcgaatccccgccatggcgtaatttccttcagcacgaAATAtatctacattgtgctgcactcaaccaaggtgacgtaaatgggtacctggcaggaatttattccttgaaacgcagcgcgcgtaacagctgcactgctaaagccagggtaattatgatgcatatactgtagagcgcttgaGAGACTTCTGACAGAGTAAGTGTCAAGCGCTATGTAAGCAAGTAtagttattattactatcaccGGCGACAGTGGGCCGGGGCgaaacaaaagtgcgccaaaattaattttgggcaatttcagatttttaattttgtcatgcccagctgaaagataacactttgaagaatacttcagcaaaatatttcgTTCCGGAATTTGCAGaaaggttgttaatttcctacatgtacctcaaatcgtaaattttgacattttgcgaaatgtCGTGTATATGACAACCTAGTTGAAAAATAGGCTATTTCATTAGAGGTTTTTCATTTAGGAATCTGAAATGGCTCCCacataatcctgatatattCCTTTTTCGTGTGAAAGGGTTCAAAGTAGATAAAAGATACACCTTTCAGCAGTCAGGGAAACTCCCGGTTTTCCGAGATCGTTTGAAAAGTCCCTTTTTCGAGATAGTTGCGTTCATCGAAGCGTGAATCATTACTGAAAACCTTCGCCCTGTGTAGTCTTTCTCGGctgttttcagacccttatgtatgtgtgcgacacactcggtaagagcggtgaaaatgtgtacgcgtgtatacaaccatggagctaacaaCCGTGCATTGTTCGGTGCTCTCTTTCCCCAtctccctttccctctctctcatttattgtcaagcATTTAATTTGATCTTCGTTCATCACTTACCCTTAATCCGGACGTTAAATGTGCCGTAATTAGACCATATTTTTGGATCCACCGTCATGTATATCCGTAATATCCAACTTTCATGTTAATTCCTGAGCATTCATCTTAAGCTTATGATCTGCACAATCCATGATCAatacattataatattatttccactagtgccggcggaagtcatgaaaattattaagtcgatatgcaatttcaaaacatgccaAATAGGCCTACAGGTCTGTACGTCGTCAAACAATCATTGGCTGGTTGACGAAGCCAACGAATTCGAAAAAGTATACTGTATTCACCTTCAAAACAAATATACTGCAAAGTATTGGGCCGGGGCTAACGGTCACCAAATAAAGTGCATTATAAAAGTCTGCCTGTCAGCTCGATCCATGTCCAAACTTCCCCCAAACGTCCAGCCCAGATGAGTTAAAAGCAATATCATGATGTCATGTCATGTCATTATGATCATGACCATTCTCCATTCGACATAATCCATGCTAGCAGTGAACAGGTGTGAGATCAATGGTttagattatgaacattatcgaTAACTGCATGTCCATTTTCCATTTAGCCCATGATAGCACTAACCGCCGGAGAGCTGGTTAGAGGCTTATACCATGGGaacgaatatattttccaagtctttcttaTCAGATATTATGTAATGCCGTacccaaaataactttcagCATGATCATAGAAGGTCCATGGTAGTACCATAGCTCTATGTACActttgtacacacacacacaccacacgtTCGGCTACAACATGCAGCGGAGTATCGCGGCACAAAGGCTGAACGCAGAGACTAACGTCctcttacgagaacttttgcttGCATTTTCCCATCATAAATGTGTCTTCCTTCTTCAATAGCAtctaagcaccacggtggcgaattctcttttttcgaatatagatgagaaatttagttttctttaacatatttgaaaataaaaatccgccaccgtggtgctttttttatatgaattttttagtgagggtatgtcagaaaaccccattcactttgtacaggaGAGCTATTCGGTGAGATCCTAAACGATTACGTCATGCGACCACAAATCCCTGTTATTCGAGATTCTGTCGCTCTCGCAAAAGCGGTAGTTTCCTTGACTGTTCAGGGGGTTTATAGGATGATTATTCCTCAAAATAGGCtgaaaatccatgttttttttgcatttacattaGAAACGTTTAGATTTCCGCAAATTTCCATCTAAATTCTATAAGCATCATTTTTTCCGATGTCTAAGCTTTAagtcgataccaaatttagctgcccgtTTTTGCCCGTTTTCATGCTAGAGCCGATTTAACTTGAGACAACACCCCCAAAACCTGTTCAAAAACGGTCATTTTTATACCGAGCAGTCATCGTAGCGCACCGTATGGGTATATATTACCGTTCGTTTTTGCACGGCGAGGATGATTCCCTTCCATTCCATTAAAATTACATGAATTCCGGgcataatgtaaacaaaataaaagttgcTAACGCAAATTAGGGCTAAACCAACAATTAATCCAGAGATAAAActtacttgtagaataatttcagtCAAAAACCCTCCTCATGTTGATACATTTGTGGTGTTATATACTCTGCGTTTTACACAAGTCAACACAGCCTGATAAAGcacggttaatatttttcagattaaaaaaaatcgaattattgatcattttgatgccatgaaattattttctgcatCTCATACACACTTTTATGCATGTGAGAAGCATAAACCAACATTCACTCTGGTTAATCTTAAAGTAGCAtataacacaaagtttatatGCTACACATTGTATAACGTAATTTGTCTTTTCACAGATAGGTTTaaagtagccaatcaaaattctGTATCAAGGTAACGTCATATCggctttaaattatgttcagtTGATTCTACGCCCAAAATTACCCACAATCAACATGTTAAAGTGAAAATCTAACAGGGAATAtacttttggcgcactttcaactcattctggcccactaTGCGGCGCTCAGGgcattcaatgaattaatcctgccgggtacccattcacatcacctgagtcgagtgcagcacagtatgGATGcatatcttgctgaaggaaaacaaataCGATGAGATTGATGagcatgataatgatgatacgGATAATCTTATTAATCAGTTCATTCATATCAAAATCTCACTAATGATTACAAGACACCGAAATTGTTCTTCAATCTGACTCATAAGGTGCGAATATAAAAAACGAAACTTAAAAAagtacataaaatttcaaaagatattacataaaaattagatgaaaatataaaaatggcaTAAAGCAAGAACTTCAAGTCCTTGAGTATAACTCATACAGGAAGGCATTCCTTTGTAATTgagatatttcatttaaatttcattacAGGTAAGGCCGGAGATCACATACCATCAATGACGGAAGATGAATTCCAACGGGTCATCATAGAGGTCAAGAAATATTCTGCCATTCACCACTGTCAAATTCAAGCCGATCCGCTGAACAGCGACCTTCTACTTAAATTTCATCGGATTTTCACAAATCTGACGTTGATGGAAGAAGATAAGGGAACAAAGCATAAGACACCGTTACTCTACAAAGACCTACTCAAGACCAAGGTAAACGGGGTCTTTCCTCAACGGCTGCTGGTTGAAGGTGAAGGTGGTGTAGGGAAGACAACTCTCTGTGCAAAAATCGTTTGGGACTGGATTCATGGAGGAAGTTACCAAGATTTCAAACTTGTACTTCTCGTCCTCCTTCGTGAAGTTAAGGATAAGACAATTGGAGAGATCATAAAGTCCTACCTCCCAGATGACAATAAGGTTACAGCCATGCAGCTAAACATGTATGTCTTTTCCCATCAGAAAGACATCCTTCTCGCTCTGGACGGTTTTGATGAGTTTGCTGGCGATCTGGATAGCTATTACCAAATCGCCCTAATCATCCTGAATCGGCTTTTCAAGTCAGGGAAAGTACTAATTACATCAAGACGATGGAGATCAGATGAGATACGGAATATTCAAGAGCTTAGAAAGCTTTATGCCTTCATTGCCGTGGAAGGTTTCTCTGATGAGAATCTCTCTTCCTACGTCACCAAGTTCTTCCATCCTGACACAATTTCGGCTGAAGATTTGAATCGATTTATATCAAATAACGATGTGATCAGAGAGAACATGGCTCCATACCCCATATACACAGCTATGATGTGTATCATGTGGAAAGAATTCGATGGAGCTCGTCGCATAGCAATGTCGaaattacaaacattttctCAGCTCATTAACGAGATGGTCCAATTCTTGGTCGATCATTATCTCTCAAAGCTCGGTCTGTCCGCAAGAGACGAGGAATGGCATGTACAGCGTGCAGAAATACTTCTCCATCTATCCCACATCGGTGGTCTTGCGTTCCAGGGGCTCAAGGAAAGGCGATTGGTGTTCACTGAACAAGAGTTCAAGAGCTGGCCCGGATGTGTCACAATAGGTTGTCAAGTTGGAGTACTCACTAAACAAGCACCGATCCTTCAGAGGAGAAGCAGAATGTGTCACGCACATTCTGCAGACTCATCTGTGCAGTTTCCCCATAAGCTGTTTCAGGAGTATCTATCAGGAATGTATCTTGCATCTCTTCACAACTCAAACAAAAGCAAATACCATAGGTCGATGAAGGATATAATCGAAAAAGCAAGTGAATTCCGTGAGCTTCTGTACTTCACCTCGGCTCAACAGAAGGaggttggattggatatcataaCTCGTCTCAAAGCATCAACGTCAACACGATCAATGAGATATGGAGATAACGATGATGACTTCATCGTTGATGTAGCATATGAGAGTCAAGACCAAACAGTGTCCAAAACTGTGGCAAATCATTTATCGACTTCATCCAGCAAAACGCTTACGATCGGGAAGGAGATGCAGGGACACACGGTATCAGGAcatatcttcatcatgaatTATCGTAAAGTGGTAAATAGTTTCAACAAAAAGTACACACTCTCTTAATTCGAAGATATAATTTGTAAAAGCTTAGATATTatgtttgtcttattttatttctattttctacGCGCAATATTCAAAACAAACGAGACCAAATAGTCCTGCTCctcaaaaatatgaaacattcacGGTACATAACTCGGCCCAATTTCcctgttatttatttttatatctgtCACAAAATACACCCCTTGTCAAGGAAATCAAATGACGcaaaaagaataatgtaatttcaaatatttgatagCATTTATAAGATAActatttaaatacaaactaaACGTAGGAGGGGTAAAGGTAAATCCAAaaagtgtatgtacatgtattttgttttgttgttgttcttaaACGTACAAGAGTAAAGCCTTGGGTATGCAGATATGACTCAAATgtaatcaggggcggatccagctttcgccaatgggagggggggggggatttacccatattttccccgatttttatttgtttctttgaaggaaTGGTCCTAACAGAAACTTGTTGGCTTTATTctcacaaaacataaataaagaataatctcacataaactcctcaaaaaagtttggaaatctgactttcaTCGATAGTCCCTCCTCGTTTTTAGTAAATATCGATATctaaaaatacattattattatctttaaaatgataccctacatgatatgattatggttcacatggaggtgcagtgccgaaatgtggggcaaggtgtAAATTTAAACCTAACTGAATaataaattttatgtattttgtcctgacaattcaatattttgagCAACGATTGTGATCGTGAACAAGATGTGTATGTACCTAAATAATCACTGCGAGTACGAATCGCGAGTGGAAATTTCTGATATCCGCTccagaagcggatctagaggaggagggggggggggggttgcagccccccccccaaaaaaaaagaatccggggaccattttttaaaatcttatctATTTTGTAAACttgcaattttattttattctatttctatgtatttatttattatttattcatgttttatttataacaaatgataaaatgaggTGGAGGGTAGTTCGAATTGTAAAGcagttatttattattattattattatttcttttgggggaggggggttgggTGAGCAAATGTCACAGagtcccttgccccccccccatcagcttTTTTGAGGACACGGGCCACCGCCGAAGTGAAAAGCTAGGCCAGCATTGCCTATTCTCATCCCCAAAATccccacattaaaaaaaaaattgtgcagatTTGTACAAAAACATCCAATTCGTCTCTTCTGCCAGTTCATCATATTATACTGAGATTTGCCAGTGAGTATCAGTGACAATCTGTTCATAACAAAAGTATAAGGCTAACAGTGTTTATTCCACGGTCCCCAATTCTTTGTATCTGTGTTGTTAACTGGCTTTACAttgcaggaaaatgcaacttaatttgacaaattttcatgggggttaatttggcaacgacctctataccaaaaatagtggtgttttagatgcaagaaaacgccattttcaaacacagattttcaaaaatttgcccTATTCTGGGAGTGGGGACACCCTCTCTCCCATACCCTCcccctcgctcgctccgctcgcttggactcggtcgctacgctccctcgcatacccCCCAAcaccccccctttataaaaagctggatccgcacCTGCGCTCTGGCCTAATGGGAAAACTTACCTACTACTGTTTGCAGTTACCATTTAAagcgatacatatttcaacaatcaaataatgcgagcgcgagctgaaaatttatgaCTTTTCGACctaaaaatttgacattctTAGCACTTTTGTCATCACAAACAGGATAGGTGTACAAATACACATTTAGAATTAGACCTAAACATGTGACACACTATTCAGGTTTCGTAAATCACAAAAGGATGACTAATCTTCCTTCATTGATAATGCAAGCGCAGTGCGAGaagaacatttttgatattctgatgtgaaactggataattcaagCACATTTTGATTAATGAACAATGcttttgagatttagacctagaatctgggaaTTCGAAATTCCTTTATTATGAAAAGCAATAATGCGCGAGCACGAGCTGAAAAAACCCATTATGgcgatctgaaaagggtcaatcTAAACACTATTTCAAGCATCGTAGGAAATTGAAGTGAAGTGAATATGTATCGTACTTCACAAATGATGCAGGCACGAATCGCGAGccaattttattcaaactatTTCTTAGACCAAGCACATGGGGAAATTGcaagtatattattttttttcatcatatgaGAATCACCAttttcctattcctcttcctaagcgcaagatgaaacttgtcgatattgatgttcaattctgaaaaaaagacaattttattATTAGGAATTAATGAAACTGTTGCCTTATTTATCAATCTAATATTAATGAGAGCTAGAAATCTGTTGATATTAAGGCCTGAAAACCGGAAATTTTAGgcatttttgaaatattgttttacggCCTACTAGTGCGCATATGGTAATCCTCAAGCAAATCGGCTGTTGATGGAATGCAGGATATCCATGTGCAGGAGAATGTCTTGATGCACGTGTAGTTGCGGTAGCGTAGTTTGCTTACAACTGTGGGGATCGGGCCTGCTGTTACGAGGCCGTAAATTAAACAtggatattcattcattcattcattagtTTATTTCCgttttcaacaattacaatttcttctgtacatgttgacatatatagataacaaaacatatttcaaatattcctgtacaaaaaattatattcaagattattacaaatcaggttggaaatggaggaggctgctaaaaagcggagcttgtagagtgcaggctcctaataaatattcttgcagttgtttagcatataaaaaataaaataacaacttataaaaaataaaataacaacttGATATGCTAcctcctttttactttttttctgttcACAGCGTTTCTCTCAAGTAAAAAGGatatttttggagggggggggggggtccaaacAATACATTACTTTGTGAACAAATCACAAATAACTCAAATATTCATGAGGAGAATAAATTCTAGGATTATCACCAAAAGTGATTATAATTGAGAAAACTTCgtgtaatctgattttttttctgaaatatttgGTAGACCTTTTGCGTTGTAATATTGACAGATAatttgaaaaacataaaaatatttttactctcAATATGATCAATACAACTTAATCAACAGTGaacatgatataaataatggCCCCTTTGGATGATCAACATTATCAGAGGGTGAGTAAATATTCTTGCTAGACTGGGAACTTAAAAATTGTCGAAAATAAAACACACCATCCCGTCGAGACAAAGAGTTACGGATGCTCTAATTTGAATCATGTAGGTGTTGCTATGTGTGTCAAGCAAGTAGTGGAGAGTAGTTACTGACTGTGAATGGATTTAGTATTTAGGGATTGCTATTTTTGTACTTTCATAAAAAAGACGAGGTTAATAAcagatgagtgaataaataaatcaacattttcttgcAATTAGGGCCCGTGTCCCTTTTTATGCAAATAGGCCCCAAATCTAGGgataatgagaataataaaatactagTAGTCAACAATCCAGGTTCTTTGCTAGGTTGTCAAAATTTGCGTTTAACGTTTCCTATTGAGTGACTTAATCAGAAGAACTGGGAAATACACGAAAAAAATCCTTGTTTGACTACATGTCATACATTTGATTTAGGATATTAGTTAAGGAAAGTTTTAATCATCTCGAGGTTATTATgttcaaggttttttttaaatggtaaaGTTAAATGACTGCGTCGTTATACTGAACATATGaagaatatttgtttttgtttctcaAGCATGCTTGGAAGTAATTGTCTATTCGTTAATGTATCAGAAGAACCAGTGTTGGGAAAAACACTGACCATCCCAAATAATTTCAGAACATCGTGGAGTTCTTAGATTTTGATCTTAATTCTAGAGTGTTGGTAAACTCAGTCATGAAATAGTAATTGTGAAGCGTATCCGTTGACATAATATGACGAAGCAAACCTTTCaagtctattattattattatcaccattattgtttttattattcgGCCTTTCTGGCCACTTTCATTTTGGTGTATATTTCATTCACATTGGTTTGGTATATATTTATGAATGACAAAAAATACCGAATTATATAGATTGGACGATATATGATATTAAACTATCAGATGAAAGTGATGTTTGATTGTCTCCACATACTATGAATTGATCTTTTTCTCataaatattgtacataataggaAGAACTGGTAATTGAAAAGCCATGTGGACGGACTGCTTCAGAGGACCTGGTTGAATTCATGTGCTCCTCAAACACCCTGAGATCTGTGACGATCGATATCCTTGACTACCGTGAGAATACACATATGCATGATGTGTTCTACTCGGTGCTTGCTCGGAACGCCACTGATACAAAGGTACGTTtaacgatgattttttttccaaataacaAATTCGTGTAATATAATGTCAATTAAAGTCATTGTGTAATTAATAAGTTTTGgcaatatataattatatattatgACCAGGAATGGTGGTATTCATCACTGCGTCTATCTGCATGACATAAATGCAGAACATTACTGATGAATGTTAATTGCTATGTACTATCAAAAGTATTACAATCCTCTCGCTCAGGCTACTTAAGATATTTCGGTGATTTTTCGGTGATTCACCTCCCCCCTTACTCTCTCCCTTCTCCCTCCCTTTCCCTCTGTTCACATGATATGATTAATTTCGCTTCGCTTCTTTTTTCGTCTCTGTCCCTCCCTGGTTCTATGCTCGCTCTTTTTTTATCTCGTGCAGTTCTTAATTTGTGTGCTTAATTTTACTTGTTGTGTTTTGTCCGCTGTTGTATGATTTGTTAAATGTTCCGCTCTTGCATCATGATGTCattcttttattgattttatagttttctttaTATATCTTGTCCTTGTAACGTTCTGTTGTTTTGTTTGTGTAACGTTTTGTTCAGTGTT
It encodes the following:
- the LOC121414341 gene encoding uncharacterized protein LOC121414341 isoform X6, with amino-acid sequence MRYITINGVSSPSLCDLLQIREPDQHDGTSESYSQVASSQDEGKHGEKDITSIPLRSGIHGLSSRCTDLDTSSNAQHISCTGEIAEFHRTPISPVSRSCSSSGDADKVQRNLFCSSMTNVLLLRSGDVEQNPGPNTDPGNLTEFELHLLADGMDPSDFRKVGLALEFTEAQLSRFERDSIGNIMQATYKMLCEWLKTVPQAEAREILSNKLKNINLVQLADSVQKGKAGDHIPSMTEDEFQRVIIEVKKYSAIHHCQIQADPLNSDLLLKFHRIFTNLTLMEEDKGTKHKTPLLYKDLLKTKVNGVFPQRLLVEGEGGVGKTTLCAKIVWDWIHGGSYQDFKLVLLVLLREVKDKTIGEIIKSYLPDDNKVTAMQLNMYVFSHQKDILLALDGFDEFAGDLDSYYQIALIILNRLFKSGKVLITSRRWRSDEIRNIQELRKLYAFIAVEGFSDENLSSYVTKFFHPDTISAEDLNRFISNNDVIRENMAPYPIYTAMMCIMWKEFDGARRIAMSKLQTFSQLINEMVQFLVDHYLSKLGLSARDEEWHVQRAEILLHLSHIGGLAFQGLKERRLVFTEQEFKSWPGCVTIGCQVGVLTKQAPILQRRSRMCHAHSADSSVQFPHKLFQEYLSGMYLASLHNSNKSKYHRSMKDIIEKASEFRELLYFTSAQQKEVGLDIITRLKASTSTRSMRYGDNDDDFIVDVAYESQDQTVSKTVANHLSTSSSKTLTIGKEMQGHTVSGHIFIMNYRKVEELVIEKPCGRTASEDLVEFMCSSNTLRSVTIDILDYRENTHMHDVFYSVLARNATDTKIESLDIDDNKLSQSQSASRDLAQFICKMPHLRELRLCDAYRNISPSLHDGFYSTLSSLASSAKIESLDIDYIDLSQRQSASRDLAQFICKMPHLRKLRLGDPYKKISPSLHDEFYSTLSSLASSAKIEILHQENDLSERPSASRDLAQFICKMNHLKNLTLYGQYHDDFYSTSSSMASTTKIEILDLRENLSERPSASRDFAQFICKMNHLKNLTLDGQYHDDFYSTASSMASTTKIEILDLRENLSERPSASRDFAQFICKMNHLKNLTLDGQYHDDFYSTASSMASTIKDDCNTSSTVTDLTVTNRVLEGWQDCGSMFDNVKRITIQVWDMTRCDVIQRIHLPAATELTIQTYEHADKPASLHDDPTSLPNTLHKVSSQLVKVTFTDLNIGNSEITDIIQAFKSSDDLKHLRTLRFIRCGTDERLDRSSIDSDDEHKVKVEIDHGKPVGKNFWS